The Candidatus Epulonipiscium sp. DNA segment TATAAAAGAAGATATAATGGAAGCAGCGAAAGAGGAAACGCCCTATTATACGCAGACAATTAAGCCTAGCAAAAAGAAGGCTAAAAAATTTAATGCTTTTATGATTGCCCTTGCCATTATAACAGGGGGAATTTCTATCGGATTAGGAGTTGGGTTAGCAGGACCCTTTAGCGAATATTTCTTGCAGCCGGCATTAAGAAATATTGGTGGGGAAAACCTTATCAAAGAAATTGAAAGGATTGCCGAAGAAGAAAAAGAAAAGTTTTCTTTCGAAAAAAGCAATACCCACGAGGTGATAAATGAAGCAAAACTTCCAATATTGCCAGAGGAACAAACCACCATTCCCGAAATTGCAAAAAAGGTGGGACCTTCTGTAGTTTCAATAAGAAATAAATTTACTGTAACCGATTGGTGGAATGAACAATACCAGCAGGAAGGAATGGGCTCGGGGATTGTATTTCATGTAACAGATAGTGATATTATGATAGTAACTAACTATCATGTAGTTGAAAATAATGAAAGTTTAGTAGTCACGTTTTTGGGGGACTATTCTGTTCCAGCTTCTATTGTAGGGGTGGATCCCCAAACTGATTTGGCTGTGGTGAGAGTTGCACAAAGTGATATCCCAAATGAAATAAAAGGAAAAGTAGAGACTGCGCCCTTTGGGGATTCTGATAAATTGCAGGTCGGAGAGTTGGCAGTTGCCATAGGCAACCCTTTAGGAGAAGCTTATAGTAATACGGTAACAGCAGGAGTTATCAGTGCTCTCAATCGCACAATACAACTTACAGATAAGAAGATGACCCTTATCCAAACCGATGCAGCAATTAATCCAGGAAATAGTGGGGGGGCTTTAGTCGGCAGCCAAGGAACTGTCATAGGAATTAATACCATTAAGTTGGTTGATGCTAGGGTAGAGGGCATGGGATTTGCAATTCCTATAAATGTGGCAAAACCAATTATAGAGGAACTTGTAAATAAAGGTTCAGTATCAAGACCTTATCTTGGAATTCTAGGACAAGATATTACACAGAGTACATCGGAATTATATGAAATACCTATCGGTATTTTAGTCAGAGAAGTATATGAAGGAAGTGGAGCCTATATCGCTGGAATCAAGCCGGGAGATATAATCATAGAATTCGATGGGGAAAAGATAACTGCCATGGAGCAGCTAACAAAAACCATAGAAAATCATAGAGTAGGAGATAAGATTTCTATAAAACTTGTAAGACAGGGTACGATAAAGAAGATGGTAACAGTTACCCTACAAGATAAAAGTAAAGCAAATAATCTAAAATAGGATAGCCTAGCTATTCTATTTTTTATAAATTTTAAAAGGTACCTAGTATTTAACCTTAATATTATGTATAATCATATCCATAGAAGCTTCGGAAAACTTTTCGAAGAAATTTGAATGGAGGATTTAGATGCGTTATTTGAAAGACATTAGAGATGGGGAACAGATTATAGGGCATTATCTTTGCAAGCAAAAACAAACATTAAAATCGAGAAGTGGTAAGCCGTATGTATCTATAAAACTACAAGATAAAACAGGACTAGTGGATGGCAAAATATGGGACATCAATAACGATATAGATGAATTTGATGAAAATTGTTTTATAAAAATAGATGGAGTTGTAAGTCTGTATCAAGGGGAATACCAAATAAGCATCCGAAGACTTAGGGTAAGCGTAGAAGGAGAATACGATCCTATGGATTATATTCCTTGTACAGAAAAAGATATACAGGGAATGCTTACAAAAATAAGGGAATATATTAATCAAATAGAAAACATACATATCAAAAAATTATTAGAATCATTCTTTGTATCGGATGAAGAATTTCTTAAAAAATTCAGCTCCCATTCGGCGGCTAGGAGTATTCACCATAGCTATATGGGCGGACTTTTAGAACATACTTTAACCGTAGTGGAATATGCTGATTTTTTATGCAGTAAATATATTGGAGTGGATAGAGATATAGTTATTGCAGGGGCAATGCTTCATGATATTGGAAAGACCGAAGAATTATCGGAATTTCCACTTAATGATTATACTGACTTTGGGCAGCTTTTAGGTCATATTACAATTGGTACTGAAATGATAACAGATAAAATAAGACAACTAAAAAACTTTCCCCAAGCCTTAGAGGTTCTTATAAAACATTGTATTTTATCCCACCATGGGGAATTGGAGTATGGTTCTCCGAAACGGCCTAAGACAATTGAAGCAATGATTATTCACTGTGCCGATAATACGGATGCTAAGATAAAATTGTTCGAAGAAGCTATTAAGGCAGAACATTCTCAAGGAAGTTGGGTTGGGTTTAATAGAATGCTTGGAAGAAATATAAGAAAAAGTAATTTCTAACAGGGGGATTACATGGATAATGATACTAAAACCATATCTGCAGGGGAAATAAATAAATTTATATATTGCCCCTATCAATGGTATTATCAAAGAGTATATGGAAATAAAGAACTCAGAGAGTTAGTAAAAATGAGGAATGAGCAGTATGGATATGAGGATGCAAGTTTAAGCAATTTTGAACGGGGAAACAGATTTCACAAAAAATATCATTTTGTTTATAAGTTAAAAAAGATATTACTATTAATAATATGGATAGCTATATCTATGTTAACAATATTTGTTGTTTATTGGGTGATAAGATATGAGGGATAATTTTATTATATTAGGGATATTACTTTTACTAGTCATATCTCTTTTTTTTCTTTTATTAAGGAAATCAGATATTAAAGTAAAGGCTCCTAAACTAGGGGTTTTTGGTGCGAAAATCATATATACAGATCAAAAAGAAAAAAGTAAAAGTTCTAATATAAAATATGGGGGAATTTTATATTCAGAAAAATACGATATACAAGGAAAACCAGACTATATATTTAAAAAGATTTTGAGTAGAAACTTAATTCCTGTAGAACTAAAAAGTGGTACGATAAAGAAAAGTGATATAAGGCCCTACGAGGGAGATATGATGCAGCTAGCAGCTTATTTTTTAATTATGGAGGATGTGTATAAGAAAAAGCCCAAAGAGGGACGATTAATATATAAGAATTATATGTTTATTATAAAAAATACAAGAAAACTAAGACAAAAGACAAGGAGGATATTAGGCGATATGAGGGAAATGCTAAAAACTGGAGAACAAGATGTCCATCCAAGTTTCGTAAAATGCCGATATTGTATATGTAGGGAAACAGTATGTGAATATTACGATGGGAGGGGTTAATATGAAAGAAGAAAAAACCAGGAAAAAAATTAATACTTTAGTAAATATTAATGAAGGAACATCGGATTTTCTACTTGAAAGAAAGCACCCCATAGAGGAGGCTCTAGAAAAAAGCAGTGATGAGGTATTGGCTAAAGCTATACAAGATATGCTGAAAAAGGATATGCTTCATTAAACGATTTGGAGGATAGTATAATGGGCGAACTACCAATTGTTAAGAATATGCATTTTGAATTGATAATAGATGATATGGGTTCCCAAGGAGAAGGTATAGGTAAAATCAAAGATTTTACGATATTTGTCGAAGGAGCTTTACCGGGAGATAAGATAAAAACTAGAATTATAAAAGTGAAAAAAAGCTATGGTTTTGGAAAATTAATTAGACTACTAGAGCCTTCACCAATGAGAGTGGTCCCCCATTGTCCTAGTTTCCATAGGTGCGGAGGGTGTCAAATACAACATATGGATTATAAGTCACAATTAGAATTTAAAAGAAAAAGGGTTAGGAATAGTATAGAACGAATAGGAAAATTAAATGATATAGTAGTCCACCCTACCATAGGGATGGAGAATCCCCTTTATTATAGGAATAAAGCACAATTTCCCGTAGGAATGAAAGATGGTAAAGTTGAAATAGGGTTTTATGCAGCAAGAAGTCATAATATAATAGATACTCCTAAATGCTATATCCAGGATGAAGTAAATAGTAAAATTATACCGATAATTAGAAAGTATATAGAAGATTACAAGATACCTGTGTACAATGAACAAAATCATACAGGACTTATCCGACATATACTTATAAGGGTTGCCTTTAAAACAAAAGAAATAATGGTTTGTATCATAATTAATGGAAAAGAACTACCCCACAAAAGTGAACTGATTAATGGATTGACAAAGGTACCCAATATGACAGGTATTGTATTAAACTATAATACAAAAAAGACCAATGTAATATTGGGTGATAAGATTAATACTCTATGGGGACAGGATTATATAACCGATTATATAGGGAATATAAAATTTGAAATATCCCCCTTATCCTTTTTCCAAGTAAATCCCACGCAAACAAAAGTTTTATATGAAAAAGCCTTAGAATATGCAAAACTAGAAGGGAATGAGATAGTGTGGGATGCTTACTGTGGGATAGGCACCATTTCCCTATTCCTTGCCAAAGGAGCAAGGAAAGTATACGGAGTAGAAATAGTAGGGGCTGCTATAGAAGATGCAAGGAAAAATGCAAAAATAAATAACATACGAAATGTAGAATTTTTCGTAGGGAAGGCAGAGGAAATCATTCCTCGAATGTATGAAAAAGAAGGGATAAAAGCCGAAGTCATAGTAGTAGATCCCCCAAGAAGGGGCTGTGATGAAAACCTTATAAATACCATGGTGAAAATGGAGCCTAAAAGAATAGTATATGTATCCTGTGATCCAGGGACATTAGCTAGGGACTTAAAGATGTTAAGTGAAAAGGGGTATAGGGTTGAAGAAGTGCAGCCTGTGGATATGTTTCCGCATACAACGCACGTTGAGACGGTAGTATTGATGTCAAGGGTAGATAAGTAAGAGTGTAATAAGATAAGTAAATAAAGGCTTTCCGTGATTTGAGGTCTGGTTTTAGCCGGAAGGATAATCACGGTTTTTTTGCTTTGAGGGAAAATATCAAAGAATGGTGAACTGCTCATTGGATTTACTAATTTGAATGTGGGATGGGTGAGTTGATAAGTTTGATAGCAAAAGTGTGGTGTGTTGACAGGATTGCTGTAAGAAAAAGATGATTTGAATTAAGTGACTTAAATCAAAAAAACGTTGACTTCTATATAATAAACTGCTATAATCGTAAAAGTGAATTAAGTTACTTAAATCAAGAGGTGAAATGAAATGACTAGAGGTGGCAAACGCCCAAATGCTGGAAGAACAGCAATTATCGGAAAAGAAATGAAAATAAAGATACCAGATGACATATATGAACAAGTAGATGAGAACTTTACTGGAAAAACTATTCAAGAAAGAATTCGGGAGTGCTTAGAATATGGAATAAACGCAAAACTCACAAATGTTTCGAATGTTTCGGAAAAAACATATAATGTCGTAGACTTGTTTTCTGGTGCTGGAGGGTTGTCTAGAGGTTTTATGGATGCGGGATTTAATGTTGTTTTAGGCGTTGATTTTGATGATGCCGCTTTAAAGACGTTCAAGGAGAATCATGGTAATGCAGAAGCTATGAAGTTAGATTTATTTGATCATGGAAACATAGAAAAAATATATGATTATTTAATTAAAAGGGAAATCAAATTGGATGTCCTGGTTGGTGGACCACCTTGCCAAGGATTTAGTTTAGCTGGAAAAAGAGAAGAGTTTGATAAGAGAAATGTTTTATATTCTGCTATGGTAAAAGCATCCAAAAGGATAAAACCAAAGGTTGTCGTTCTAGAAAATGTCCCAGGAATGTTAACTCTTTATAATGGAGCAGGAGCTAAGAGGGTTAGGGAAGATTTTGAACAAATTGGTTATCATGTTTACGAGCCTAAAATTTTATATGCACCAGAGTATGGAATTCCACAGATAAGAAAGCGTGTATTTTTTGTTATGACTCTAAAAGATGAAGTACAAGGTGAGTTTAATTATCCGCTTCCGGAACTATTTGAAAATGAGTTTGTTACTTGTGAAGATGCTATTGGTAATTTACCATCATTAGTTGGTGCGAAAGATTTTTCTTTAAATCAAGTATTTGACTATCCTTCTGCGCCGACAAATGAATATGAAAAATATATGAGAAAAAATTCTAATAAAATATATAACCATACTCCGACGAAACACGCCGATGAGACCGTGAGACTAATTTCTTTAGTTCCAGAAGGTAAAAATTATAAAGCTTTACCATTGGAGGAGCTTAAAAAAAGGAAATTTAAATACAATGAGGCACTGACTAGGTATGATAGCAAAAGGCCTTCGAGAACAATTGATACAGGTCACAGAACCCATTTTCATTACAAATGGAATAGAATTCCGACTGTTCGTGAAGCGGCCCGTTTACAGTCATTTCCTGATGATTTCATATTTTATGGTAATAAGCAAGAACAATATAAACAAGTAGGGAATGCGGTTCCTCCACTTCTTGGAAAAGCAGTAGCTACTAAAGTGAAGGAGCTTTTAGACAATGAGAAAAATTAAAGTTGTAGATTTGTTTTCTGGCGCGGGAGGATTGTTAGAAGGCTTCATGCAATCTGGATTGTACATACCTCAAGCATCGGTAGAGTGGGAAAAAGCACCTGTGGATACACTGAGAAACAGGTTGAAAACCAAATGGGGGATCTCTGATGCAAATGACACAGTAATTTGGTTTGATATGCAAAGGACAGACGAATTGTTTAGTGGGTTTGATGATGAGAAATATGGAAAATCTAAAGGGTTGGATTATTATATTGGTGATAAGACAGATGTGATTATTGGTGGACCGCCGTGTCAGGCCTATTCTCAAGCTGGACGTACAAAAGATGAGCACGGTATGAAATATGACTATAGAAATTATTTGTTCGAGTATTATTTGAAAACTGTAGATAGATATCAACCTGAATTATTTGTATTTGAAAATGTCCCTGGAATGTTATCTGCTATGCCAGATGGCACGCCAATTGTAGATTTAATAAAAGCTGACGTTCAAAAAATAGGGTATGAAATTGTTGAAGATATTCGTAATCATGCTTTGATTGATATGAGTGATTATGGAGTGCCCCAAAACAGGAAAAGAGTAATTCTGGTCGGATTGAAAAAGAATGGGAATACCTACGAAGAATGCCAACAGTTTCTAACTGAATTTTACGATAAAATACTT contains these protein-coding regions:
- a CDS encoding PDZ domain-containing protein; amino-acid sequence: MDEFNKINEEKTIEENNIEKNKIEKSIIEENSIEDDIIKEDIMEAAKEETPYYTQTIKPSKKKAKKFNAFMIALAIITGGISIGLGVGLAGPFSEYFLQPALRNIGGENLIKEIERIAEEEKEKFSFEKSNTHEVINEAKLPILPEEQTTIPEIAKKVGPSVVSIRNKFTVTDWWNEQYQQEGMGSGIVFHVTDSDIMIVTNYHVVENNESLVVTFLGDYSVPASIVGVDPQTDLAVVRVAQSDIPNEIKGKVETAPFGDSDKLQVGELAVAIGNPLGEAYSNTVTAGVISALNRTIQLTDKKMTLIQTDAAINPGNSGGALVGSQGTVIGINTIKLVDARVEGMGFAIPINVAKPIIEELVNKGSVSRPYLGILGQDITQSTSELYEIPIGILVREVYEGSGAYIAGIKPGDIIIEFDGEKITAMEQLTKTIENHRVGDKISIKLVRQGTIKKMVTVTLQDKSKANNLK
- a CDS encoding HD domain-containing protein yields the protein MRYLKDIRDGEQIIGHYLCKQKQTLKSRSGKPYVSIKLQDKTGLVDGKIWDINNDIDEFDENCFIKIDGVVSLYQGEYQISIRRLRVSVEGEYDPMDYIPCTEKDIQGMLTKIREYINQIENIHIKKLLESFFVSDEEFLKKFSSHSAARSIHHSYMGGLLEHTLTVVEYADFLCSKYIGVDRDIVIAGAMLHDIGKTEELSEFPLNDYTDFGQLLGHITIGTEMITDKIRQLKNFPQALEVLIKHCILSHHGELEYGSPKRPKTIEAMIIHCADNTDAKIKLFEEAIKAEHSQGSWVGFNRMLGRNIRKSNF
- a CDS encoding PD-(D/E)XK nuclease family protein produces the protein MDNDTKTISAGEINKFIYCPYQWYYQRVYGNKELRELVKMRNEQYGYEDASLSNFERGNRFHKKYHFVYKLKKILLLIIWIAISMLTIFVVYWVIRYEG
- the cas4 gene encoding CRISPR-associated protein Cas4, with amino-acid sequence MRDNFIILGILLLLVISLFFLLLRKSDIKVKAPKLGVFGAKIIYTDQKEKSKSSNIKYGGILYSEKYDIQGKPDYIFKKILSRNLIPVELKSGTIKKSDIRPYEGDMMQLAAYFLIMEDVYKKKPKEGRLIYKNYMFIIKNTRKLRQKTRRILGDMREMLKTGEQDVHPSFVKCRYCICRETVCEYYDGRG
- the rlmD gene encoding 23S rRNA (uracil(1939)-C(5))-methyltransferase RlmD gives rise to the protein MGELPIVKNMHFELIIDDMGSQGEGIGKIKDFTIFVEGALPGDKIKTRIIKVKKSYGFGKLIRLLEPSPMRVVPHCPSFHRCGGCQIQHMDYKSQLEFKRKRVRNSIERIGKLNDIVVHPTIGMENPLYYRNKAQFPVGMKDGKVEIGFYAARSHNIIDTPKCYIQDEVNSKIIPIIRKYIEDYKIPVYNEQNHTGLIRHILIRVAFKTKEIMVCIIINGKELPHKSELINGLTKVPNMTGIVLNYNTKKTNVILGDKINTLWGQDYITDYIGNIKFEISPLSFFQVNPTQTKVLYEKALEYAKLEGNEIVWDAYCGIGTISLFLAKGARKVYGVEIVGAAIEDARKNAKINNIRNVEFFVGKAEEIIPRMYEKEGIKAEVIVVDPPRRGCDENLINTMVKMEPKRIVYVSCDPGTLARDLKMLSEKGYRVEEVQPVDMFPHTTHVETVVLMSRVDK
- a CDS encoding DNA cytosine methyltransferase, yielding MKIKIPDDIYEQVDENFTGKTIQERIRECLEYGINAKLTNVSNVSEKTYNVVDLFSGAGGLSRGFMDAGFNVVLGVDFDDAALKTFKENHGNAEAMKLDLFDHGNIEKIYDYLIKREIKLDVLVGGPPCQGFSLAGKREEFDKRNVLYSAMVKASKRIKPKVVVLENVPGMLTLYNGAGAKRVREDFEQIGYHVYEPKILYAPEYGIPQIRKRVFFVMTLKDEVQGEFNYPLPELFENEFVTCEDAIGNLPSLVGAKDFSLNQVFDYPSAPTNEYEKYMRKNSNKIYNHTPTKHADETVRLISLVPEGKNYKALPLEELKKRKFKYNEALTRYDSKRPSRTIDTGHRTHFHYKWNRIPTVREAARLQSFPDDFIFYGNKQEQYKQVGNAVPPLLGKAVATKVKELLDNEKN
- a CDS encoding DNA cytosine methyltransferase is translated as MRKIKVVDLFSGAGGLLEGFMQSGLYIPQASVEWEKAPVDTLRNRLKTKWGISDANDTVIWFDMQRTDELFSGFDDEKYGKSKGLDYYIGDKTDVIIGGPPCQAYSQAGRTKDEHGMKYDYRNYLFEYYLKTVDRYQPELFVFENVPGMLSAMPDGTPIVDLIKADVQKIGYEIVEDIRNHALIDMSDYGVPQNRKRVILVGLKKNGNTYEECQQFLTEFYDKILPKYQSEKKISVEEAIGDLPKAFPLEEPVYIKGIGRQSYTVPDGDPTWGHVVRFQNQRDIEIFGLLTEDIESGKNELQSADKLNEIYNKATGGNSKVHKYHVLRRDQPSTTITAHLHKDGLRFIHYDSQQSRTITVREAARLQSFPDDFEFLSTRGNQYKMIGNAVPPEFARRLSSAVRDFLIYLDENENRKLDFHQNWEEVSKCQL